The following nucleotide sequence is from Glycine max cultivar Williams 82 chromosome 9, Glycine_max_v4.0, whole genome shotgun sequence.
ttcctgtgattttttttagttcatgtgaattctttgttttttgtttgattattctttttgTCTCTATTGTAACaatttatccttttaatttctgtattttaaaatatctcattttagtttctatagctattattttttaacctttttggTTCTCGCTTTCTGAAGTCACCTAACGATGTTACACCTTAATCCTTTAAATCTCTACAAAACTAAAACTGGTAGTATAAAATCGCTAAAAATctagaaaaatttaatttgacaatttaaaactaccaaaatgtttttaacagtTTTACAATATTAGTTTCCatttgtagtaattttaaaagatttgaatAAATTACTTTAGACAATAATGactaaaagagttaaaaaaaatcaactatagGATCAAAATAGATGTTTTAAACaatagaaactaaaaaggaGAGTTATTACAACTACATAGACAAAAAATGTAATTAGTAGTGTTTTGGTGCAATAtttgatatcttttgtttttttagctttATTTATCCCTTATTTAGTTAGTTGTTTAATAAATACTCTTGATAGTTGAGGATttagttttcttgtttttttcgtAATCTTGgtcctttttgtttcttttgccgTAATCCATTATTGGAAAACACTTTGAAGAGACCCGTGGAGCACTATCACTGCATTTGGAAGACTTTTGAAGATGTTGCTAAACAATCCATTTTTGGGCCAGCTTAAGCTAACTGCCTCTAGGAGTATTTGTCATCTTTTTTGGGTGCACTTTTTTGGGTGCACTTAATTAAGCTAGTCATATTTGGCCAGCTTAAGTGAGCTACTCATCCGAAGAAGTAAAGACTTTCTAGCCTTGCTTAAGTGAGCCTTGCAAGGGtgaattttcaagtttatgagCTTGTTTAAGCCATCTTGTCTGACATGCTCACGCTAAAAAAAGTCATATTGCTATATATAACGGGACCTTTGATACATGTTTTGGACAATCTTAAATTGGGATTTTCAAGGCACATATGTCAAAGTGAGTTGTGTGACGACTTCCATGCTCAAGGCTTCTCCTTGTCTTCCCTTCATCAGAATCTTCATTAATTTCATCCTCTTTAGGTTTAATGTAATTAGAATATTATTTCcatgtaattatgttttattcATATTCAACAAAGGTTGTTATTGTTCTGCTTCTatgctcaatatttttttagtctaatCTTGCACGATCCtattattttaatcataattgaaaaaaaaatttgaattgagaACTGAGAAATGCAATCAATAACTTTTATGTCTAGGGATATGATAAAAAAGATTGATCATcactaaaacttttttttttaatgcaagtAACTTGGttacactaattaattaaagagattgataataaaatcaaatgacTAGGTTTTTTCGCTTaaagaattaagaattaaataattttatagattAATGACAACATAATCTTAATTAATAATAGGGATAAGTATTAATTGCATGTTAGGAATGTCTAATGAAATTAAACACCAATAACTTCTTCCATTGATGTAGACCCAAGTTTTCTGCACACACCAAGTGTTTGACGAAATTCCACAATTAGTTTTCTcaccttaaatttttttaatttctacacTTACTTTATTTCCATACTTTAATTATCACTCTACTTAATTTAATTACCCGATTATTGCACAAGTTCCTgtgaaaaatgatattttacttaTCGCTTTATTAGTTGaatgatttgatatttttgttaaaatttcaattgtCCCTTTAATGTATTTTTCCACTTTTAGTTCCTATTAataattttcatctttaatCTCTATCATGGTGATAATGCAACTCTAAGGACATGGAATTACTGTTAGCATGACACATTTTATTGAAGTGGTTAATGTCATGAAATTATACTGATATGGTACATGATGACATCATGATCATGTCATTTTTATTGATGTGGCACATGTTGATATCATGATAATgtcaacaaattaatattttgtaatacaCTTTGacaatattgataaaaaataaaatgtttgagAAAATTAAGGATGAATCTTGGGAAAAAATTacgagaaagaaaaagaaaaaaaatacactaaagTAGAGGTGAAGATGATATATAATCTGATTTTCAGAAAGGCTTTTTTGCCcaatttgataggaaggagATAAATAGgttagatgaaaataaaatgaatgattGAACATAAGTGGGAGAGGTAAAgtaaaaatgaagttgtttcAAGATAAGAGATGAAAAGAGATATAAAGAGATAggtgaaaataaatgaaaaataatataattaatcttataaattttaaaattattttctctttaatctactctatcaaacaaattaattatatgattttcttCCATCCTTCTTATTTCTTCTTTACCAAACAAAGGTTACTGGGTAGTGTCAGAATTAATCAAATCAGCTGTCTAATTAGCCGTGAACTTTTCTTATTTTACAATGTTACTTTAGTAACAACCTTAGTGGCCTTAAGCCAGAGGATAGTGACAAATTGTAAGTACCTTAACAATTTAGCAAACTAAACCTATTTTACTTTGCTCAAATCCCGTCATCATAAGGAACGGAAGTGGTATCAAGCCAACCATCTCCATTGATGAACTCCGAAACAGTGAAATTATAGGCATCACCATAATCCATCAAATGGTACCCTAACCATTGTACACGCTTATCTATGCTGGAACCAGGTCCATAGTTGTCATACTCACCATAATACAAAGTTTCCAATCCTTGCTCATTAGACCACTTTGTCCAACCCTTTGGGTCAATGAAGTCATCAATGTAGGACTCAAGGTAAACGGTGCGAGAATAGATCCTCCATGGCCTCCCAAGGTAGCTCTTGAAGCTACTAGAGTTGGAATAGAGATCAAGGGTTGCTATGATTGAGCAGTTTTGGAATGAGATGCCAGTGTCCTCATCAGGGCTATCTCTTGATTGTGCAGTGATTACTGTGAATTGGCCAGGCATTGGTTTTCTTGATATGATGTTGCATTCTTGTAGAATCGCGGCTGCATTCCCAAATATGTAATCTATGGTGCCATAAATGTCACACTCTCTATAGAATTGTCTAAAGGAGTGAACATATAGAGTGTCTTGGTAGCCATAAATTGCACACCTGTAAAAGGCTGCTAAGTCTGCATTTACTCTCAATGCCACTGCTTGATGCTTCTCTGGCCCTGCACTGTTCTCAATGGCTATATCACGTGCCAGAAAACCATCACCAGAAACAGCTGAAAAAGATAGagaccataatcatgtaattgcCATTTTGGCCACTCCAGAGAAAAATTGACATAAAACAAGCAATAGTCAATCTCACTAAACAAGATGATATTATTGTacagttttcttttctcatcaaAGATATGTATtagaaaatttacaataactcataCTCTGTTCAACCAATCAAATAGACCCTCTTGGTATATTATTGTATAGTCTAGGACTGTGTGATCTCGATCAATCTTGTTACCTATGAGATTGACCAAGATCAGGTGGTCCCAAATTTCTTAATAATTTCTCATATAAAAGGCCTACTTAGAAAGACAAAGatgcattattttgttttgtttctgttACTTCTCAGCCCTGTGCCAAGTGGTAACCAATGcatgacaaataattaattgcCCAAAAAGATTGAAAAGGGTGCAAAGGTTTCACCTAGAGTTGCAGATCTGAAAGTGGTCCAGCCATCACCGACGCTTCTGTTACCAGTTATGAAAGAGACATCACTTCCATCGCCAAGCATCATAATGTTGGTCTTATAGCTTGGAATTTCCACATTTTCCTCGTAAATCCCTTCCTTGACATAGATCACTATCCTATCCATACTGTTGTTTGGAGCAAAGTTAATGGCTTCAGTGATGGTGCTAAAGTTCCCAGTTCCATCTGCAGCCACAACAAGCATTTCATTTGGGTCATAATCTTCCCCATCTGAGTCTTGGAAGAGCCTTTGGTCACTGCTTGATACCCACTTTGGAGCATTCTTCAAAGGCTggttattattctttttcacTTTGGGAGTCCCCATCTCTGGCTTAGGGAGCATTGAAAGTGAGTTACTTACATGCTTGTAAGTGTTGATCACAGATTTCACCAGAGATGGCTTCATTGTTCCTGAAGCAGAATCTAGGCCTTCTAGAcatgtgtttttgtttgttaagGCTGCACTGAGGTAGCTTCTTGCATCAACTATgttcttggagttggaagaaCGGATCCCTGATAGTGATTTTTTCAAAGAAGCCAATGTGGATTGATGGAGTTCCCTGCAGTCTTGAACTGACCCTCTTTGCTTCTCTATGATGTTTTTTGAGTGTCCAACGTTGTGGAAGAGATTTGAGAGCTTTGTGGTTTCAGATATTGCTACTTGGAGGGACTGACAGAGGTAGTTGATTATGTTTGGACTTATGTTTATTGAGATGGATAGCTTCAATGAGTTGAAACAAACTTCTGGGTAAGCTGTGGTTGTGCAGAAAGATTTTATGGAAGAGAGATTGGTGTGAATTGTTGTGGAAGCATCGGAAGAGTTTACAGCACTAGCGTGTGAGAAGAAAATTGCAAACAGAAGGAAGAAGAGTTTATGAGATGAATAAGCCAtgaaaaataaggaaaacaaGTAGTAGAAAGTATGCAAAGGTGAAGTTGTTGA
It contains:
- the LOC102665651 gene encoding probable pectinesterase/pectinesterase inhibitor 12 encodes the protein MAYSSHKLFFLLFAIFFSHASAVNSSDASTTIHTNLSSIKSFCTTTAYPEVCFNSLKLSISINISPNIINYLCQSLQVAISETTKLSNLFHNVGHSKNIIEKQRGSVQDCRELHQSTLASLKKSLSGIRSSNSKNIVDARSYLSAALTNKNTCLEGLDSASGTMKPSLVKSVINTYKHVSNSLSMLPKPEMGTPKVKKNNNQPLKNAPKWVSSSDQRLFQDSDGEDYDPNEMLVVAADGTGNFSTITEAINFAPNNSMDRIVIYVKEGIYEENVEIPSYKTNIMMLGDGSDVSFITGNRSVGDGWTTFRSATLAVSGDGFLARDIAIENSAGPEKHQAVALRVNADLAAFYRCAIYGYQDTLYVHSFRQFYRECDIYGTIDYIFGNAAAILQECNIISRKPMPGQFTVITAQSRDSPDEDTGISFQNCSIIATLDLYSNSSSFKSYLGRPWRIYSRTVYLESYIDDFIDPKGWTKWSNEQGLETLYYGEYDNYGPGSSIDKRVQWLGYHLMDYGDAYNFTVSEFINGDGWLDTTSVPYDDGI